Sequence from the Paenibacillus tundrae genome:
TAGTAATGAAACATAAGTTTGAGTTGTAAGCGAAATGTATAGTTTTTTGCAATTACACACCGTTGCAGCCCAAATACATGGTATAGCATGTTGTTTTAATCCTATATGCAATACGATATGAAAGAAGGGTAGATATGTTGATTTTTATTACGGTTTTACAGGTTTTATTAGGTCTCTTTTTCTTGTTTACAGGTAGCAAAATTATTTCGGGTAAAATGGCCGAAGAATTCAAACGCTTTGGATTGCCCTCTTTTTTTAATGTCTTGACCGGTTCGTTTGAGATTGTGGGAGCCATCGGTATGATCGTTGGGATATGGATACCTATTGTTGCATTTTGGGCGGGATTACTTCTGGGAGGAACGATGCTTGCTGGAGCATTCACTTTGTTGGTTTTAGCTAAAGATCCAATACAAAAAGCTATTCCAGCAATCGTATTGTTTGTTCTTAGCTTGATTGTGTCAATGTATCATTTCTTCTAAAACTTGCTAAAGCCATGTGGGGGTTATGATATCATTTTATATTCCTTTGGGAAGCCCTCGAATAATAGTCTTTAGATGTCTCATTCTTCGGTGAATGTAGTTTGTAACATTCATTCAGATCACCTATAATTGGTGTAAGAAAATGACGAATGAGGGTACTACAATGGACTTATACAATGTGACTGGCTTTTTGATCCATAGGACAGATGTCAAGCTTACCAACTATTTTACCAAACAGTTGAAACCTTATGAGGTCACACCTGAACAATGGAGTATTATTTCCTATCTGGATATAGACAAAGCTATGACACAAAAAGAGTTGGCCGAGGCAATTGATCGGGATCAAACCACTGTCGTGAGAATGATACATTCATTAGAACGTAAAGGAATGGTTCGACGTATCGTTAATGATCAAGATAAGCGTTCCCATCATTTATATTTGTCTCCTAAAGGAGAAGAAGTAAAACAAGGGTTGTTGTTAACGGTCAAAGAAGCTCATAACTACGTTACACGAGGTTTAGAGCCGGAGGAACTTGATCAGTTAAAAGTCATATTAGAGAAACTATATACGAATGTGCAAGGAGATTAGTTGGATTGTAGGTGAGCATGAAACTCATCAAATACATGCTATAGCATTTACTTTTCTATATCGAGGAAGACGCATCACAGGATGTAGAAAGTTTTATCTCAACTTCATAAAGCCATAAACTAATAAAAGCAAAATAAGTCGGTTATTCCGATTTATTTTGCTTTCTGTTGTTGTAAACTGAAATATTGTCCTTCTGTAAATATACTCTAACTAATTCCATTCATGATGTCTAATAACTCATCTGTCGTTAGAATCGTGGCGAATTCGTGATGTAACGTTGCAAGCGAGATCTCATGAATTGTCTCGGCAGTATGATAGGTGCCATGTTGGTCATATAAACCAAATGCGGCTACTGCATCTGAAATAAGAGTTGTATTAAATCCTAAGTTACCGCTCATTCGAGTCGTTGTAGACACGCAATGAGGGGTGGTCAACCCTGTTATTACAACATGTGTGATATGATTTTGTCTCAGATGTTCTTCTAGAGGTGTGCCGATAAAACTACTATTCACCTTCTTCGTTAGAACGATTTCCCCTTCGATCGGTGTAACAACTTCTTTAATACGGAAACCTTCATTTGTAGGATGAAATAGAGAATGAGGATTGTCGGACGTATGTTGGATATGTATGATATGCCACCCTTTGTCTCTCCATGTCCCAAGTATTCTACTGATATTTTCTTCTGCTGATGGATTGTTCCTTTCACCCCACTTTGGATCATCAAAAGCCTTTTGAACATCGACTATAATTAGAGCTGTATTTTGATTCTCCAATGACAATTCCTCCAATCCTAATTTTGGGATTAAATCACTTTTATTCTAATCTCTGATTCTGTTTTGCGCAAATTCATTCGATAATAAATATCGGTACTTGTGAACCAAACAAGGTCTTCGATGATCTAATGAATAGATGAACCTAAGAGAAAGGGGAGCCATGTGTGGATTTATCTGAGAAAGTGACACTTGCAAGGCAAGGAGACCAAGAAGCTTTTGTATATGTAATACGAGCTATTCAGCAAAGCTTATTTGCCATAGCCAGATCCATTGTGAAGAACAACGAAGACTGTGCTGATGCCATGCAGGAGACCATTGCCAAAGCGTATTCTAATATACATACACTGAAGGAGCCTACGTATTTTAAAACGTGGATTATTCGTATTTTGATTAATGAATGTAATCGGATTATTAAGAAAAGGCAACGAGTAAGCCCAGTGCCATATGATACAAGACAGACATCCTATACGGGAGATTATGAACAGATCGAATTGTTTGAAGTGATTGATCAGCTGGATGAACAGCTCCAGACTATCGTGATGTTATTTTACATTGAGGACATATCGGTCAAGGAAATAGCAAAATTACTTCATGTTTCGGAAGGAACAGTTAAATCACGTTTGTATAGAGCCAGGCAGCAACTATCTGAGCTTGTACTAGGGAAAGGAGAGGACAAATATGAATCATCCTGATGCAGTTGATCGCGAACTCAAATCATTGTTGAAGTCCAAAGCAGAAGACGTGGCTATTCCTGAGCCAGTTCAGAATGCTGTCGAAAATGTATTATCTTCTCTACCTAAACAGAAGAGGAAGAAGAGATTTCCTAGTACCCGGTGGAGATGGTTAGCTGCGGCTGTTGTCTTTTTTGTTCTTCTCAGTGCAATTTCGGTTTCAACTGTGCCGATATTTTCTGAGATGCTGCGATCTTTATTCGCCAAAGATAATCCGGATATCGGACTGTTGCGAGCACAAGAGTTAGGGTTGGTTCATAATCCTCATATTAAAGTAAAAGACAAAGGTTACACGCTCGTAATCAATGAAGCTGTGGCGGATCCGACACGGGTGACAATTGCTCTACAGCTATTTGATCCCAAAGGGAAGCATAATCGTGACAAATTGGTCATTGGCTATGAGAACCAAATTACGATTATGGATAGTGAAGGAAATCAGATAGACACCATGTACGATATGGGATACACGAATGATTTTTATTACTTAGTCGCCTTTTTCAAGGAGCCTTTACAGACAGATCGGATTACCGTTGAAGGACATGTTCAGAAACTGGGTCAGCGGAATGAAACACCCATTGAAGGGGATTGGAACTTTAGTTTCGATATGGATATGAAAGAGGCAAATAGCAAGACTACCATCGAAGAGTTGTCCGGAAGTTATACAACACCACATGGAATGACGGTGACGTTGAAGCGGCTGACGAGAATGGTACAGGGTGTGCGTCTAGAACTGGAGACAGAGCTTAGTGATGAAGCCATGGCTAGATCACCCGGAGATTTATGGGAAAACCAGATGCTGAGCTTCCATTTTGAGACGATGGATAAGGAAGAGATTCATGCTGTGAATCCGAGAAAACAGGGTTTTATGGATAGTTTGATGACATCTGATCATACGGTCATTGGTAATGGGAAAATGCACTGGAGTTACACATTTAAGTACTTACCAGAAGAAGAATCTTACCGTTTTGTCTTAGATGCCTACTCCGTTGCAGAGCAGGATGGAAGCCAGATTGCGTTTAAACCCGCTGAATTAGTAGAGCCAAAAGGGTATCAAGTATTGAATGATCACTTTGAGTTGAACGGGACAGCTCTTGAGGAATCCGATATGGAACAAGACACAGATGAAATGGTCATTTCTTTCTATGCAGAGTTAGAAAATGAATTTGACAACAATGTATGGAAGGCAGTCGATGTATTAGGCAATGAGTACGAAGTAGACCGCCGCGGTGTATCGTTTTTAGCTAATACTTTGCCTGACAATTGGCGTGAAGGATTGATTAGTATGGGAGATCGTGGGATGAAGCAACCATATCATTTTGAAATTAAGGGATTGAGTCATATTCCTGAGCAGCTTACTCTCATTAGAGAAGTCGTTGATAAACGTTATCAAGACCCCAATTGGTCTGTTCTTCTCAATCCATAGAGCGAGAATGAAACGAACAGCCGAACACGCAGCATATGACTGGGACGTTCCTATTCTCGCCTTGCTCTATAGATTTTTATGAAGTCCCTGCTTGAGCAGAGCCATTAAAGGATACAGGGCCAATAACAGTTACAGGGTCTACTGATGTGCTTCCAACAAACATCGTATATCGAATTTGACCAGTTGCAACATTAATTGCCGGAGGGAAATCACCAGCAGCAAAACTAAATAATCTACCGCCAGGACCGGAGGATAAGTCGATTGTTGAATTGAAGATAATGATACCTGAACCGAAAGCTCCGGTACCTCCTCGGACAACATAAATATTGACTACGTTTGAAGCAGATCTAAAAACACCAACTGTTCCCCAGAGTTGAATGCGTACGTCACTTTGATTGGGAGTTCCTATAGCTGCAACCGTTTGAAGACCGATATCGCCTACTAACACAGGCGTTGTTGATAGTATTTCAGTACCAGAGCTAAAGGTGTTATGAAGGGACAATCGTGAATCTAGGAATTGAATCGGCATGTTTATCACCTCGCTTTCAATCTATTCACATTTTATGCAAGGAGCCATAGAATGCTTGGACAAGAATCAAAAGAGGCATTCCATCATACAGGAAGCTGGAGAAAGATTGGTACGTCAATTGGGAAAAAGTTCGCTCATGATATTGGTAGAAAAAGCACAGCTCAAGTATAATTATGGAATTCAAAGAACTTTTCGTTAATCAAAGAAACTTTGAAAGTGGGAATAGTCATGCCTACAATACAAGTTCTACATTACGATGCATTCTCTTCAGAACCTAATATGGGAAACCCGGCGGGAGTTGTTTTGGATGCGGATCACTTGTCTGAAAAGGAAATGCAGTCCATTGCACGTTCTGTTGGATTTAACGAAACGGCATTTGTTCTAAGATCAAGACAAGCGGATTATAAACTACGATATTTTACACCAGGACACGAGATTAATTTATGTGGACATGCAACGATGGCTTCGATGTATTGTTTGAAGACACGAGGACATATTGAAGCATCCCTGAATGCTGTAACGATTGAAACGAATGTCGGAATCCTACCTATAACGTTTGATTACATCAATAATGAACTGATGGTAACGATGAAGCAGGATCATCCTCAATTCGTTCCATTCCAAGGGTCAGTTAAGAAGCTGGCAGAGAGCCTAGGCTTATTGGAAGAAGAGATTGATCCCACTATGCCCATCGTGTATGGAAGTACAGGAACATGGACGTTGTTGGTGCCTATTAGAAATTTAGAGAGCTTCAGTAGAATGAAGTCTAATAATGATATGTTCCCAGAGATCTTGGTCGAGAATCCAAGGTCTTCTGTGCATCCTTTTGGATTAGTAACAGTTAAGCAAGAGGCACTGATGCATGCTAGACACTTTTCTTCACCGTATTCAGGTACGATCGAAGATGCGATAACAGGAACCGCATCTGGCGTGATGGGAGCTTATTATTTGACATACCTTGATCAAGAAGCGTCTAACATAGAGTTCATCGTGGAACAGGGTACAGAAGTGCACAAAGATGGACAAGTGTTGGTAAATGTAAACCGTGAACAGGATCGTATGGATGTGTACATCTCGGGAACAGGCGTCTATGTTCGTGAGATTCATGTTGAATATGATGGTTAATTGATGACTCTCTAAAATGCAATGCAGCGAATTGGAAAGCGACTCCTATTTAGAAGGGCGTGACATACATTTGGTCAATCAAGACATACTATCTCAAGCGGCAATAGCTTTTGGAATTAACCCTATTTCATTGGAGTTTGTGAGTAATTCAACGAACGAAGTCTATAAATACATTAACAATAATCAGATGTACTATCTACGATTATCCGAAAAATCCATTGAATACGAGATGAGCATTCAGGCTGAGGTTCACTGGGTTCGTTTCTTGGCTATGAACGGTATTCGTGTTTCTTTACCTCTATTAACAGTAGAAGGAAGCTTGACGGCCGTATGTAGAGATCATGAGAAATGTTATATTGCTACTGTGTTTGAAGGAGTTTCGGGTAAGTTTTTTGATTCAGATCCACAAGCATGGGACTCACCCTTATTTAAACGATGGGGTGCGACAATGGGACAAATGCACAAGTTAACTAGCTCATTATACGAGCCTATGGATTCACAACATACGAGAGTGAAGTGGAGCACGCTAGACATTGATAACCCGCATTTACATAAAGGCAACTACGCTGTGCTTGTAAATAAACTTAGAGCAATTGAGCAGGAATTGATGTCGT
This genomic interval carries:
- a CDS encoding DoxX family protein translates to MLIFITVLQVLLGLFFLFTGSKIISGKMAEEFKRFGLPSFFNVLTGSFEIVGAIGMIVGIWIPIVAFWAGLLLGGTMLAGAFTLLVLAKDPIQKAIPAIVLFVLSLIVSMYHFF
- a CDS encoding phosphotransferase enzyme family protein, coding for MSNSTNEVYKYINNNQMYYLRLSEKSIEYEMSIQAEVHWVRFLAMNGIRVSLPLLTVEGSLTAVCRDHEKCYIATVFEGVSGKFFDSDPQAWDSPLFKRWGATMGQMHKLTSSLYEPMDSQHTRVKWSTLDIDNPHLHKGNYAVLVNKLRAIEQELMSLPTNPEAYGLIHYDFHPYNFLIEHGEINVFDFDDSLYGWYAMDIGVAATHAVWWGSDHPKWRSKNEFSKYFLTSFLEGYLEENHLDYEWIKRIPLFMEYRNISSFFWWLKDWDGDEGKLTESQKNAITDAVALIQANKAFDGCDLQL
- a CDS encoding PhzF family phenazine biosynthesis isomerase yields the protein MPTIQVLHYDAFSSEPNMGNPAGVVLDADHLSEKEMQSIARSVGFNETAFVLRSRQADYKLRYFTPGHEINLCGHATMASMYCLKTRGHIEASLNAVTIETNVGILPITFDYINNELMVTMKQDHPQFVPFQGSVKKLAESLGLLEEEIDPTMPIVYGSTGTWTLLVPIRNLESFSRMKSNNDMFPEILVENPRSSVHPFGLVTVKQEALMHARHFSSPYSGTIEDAITGTASGVMGAYYLTYLDQEASNIEFIVEQGTEVHKDGQVLVNVNREQDRMDVYISGTGVYVREIHVEYDG
- a CDS encoding cysteine hydrolase family protein → MENQNTALIIVDVQKAFDDPKWGERNNPSAEENISRILGTWRDKGWHIIHIQHTSDNPHSLFHPTNEGFRIKEVVTPIEGEIVLTKKVNSSFIGTPLEEHLRQNHITHVVITGLTTPHCVSTTTRMSGNLGFNTTLISDAVAAFGLYDQHGTYHTAETIHEISLATLHHEFATILTTDELLDIMNGIS
- a CDS encoding RNA polymerase sigma factor, which produces MDLSEKVTLARQGDQEAFVYVIRAIQQSLFAIARSIVKNNEDCADAMQETIAKAYSNIHTLKEPTYFKTWIIRILINECNRIIKKRQRVSPVPYDTRQTSYTGDYEQIELFEVIDQLDEQLQTIVMLFYIEDISVKEIAKLLHVSEGTVKSRLYRARQQLSELVLGKGEDKYESS
- a CDS encoding MarR family winged helix-turn-helix transcriptional regulator gives rise to the protein MDLYNVTGFLIHRTDVKLTNYFTKQLKPYEVTPEQWSIISYLDIDKAMTQKELAEAIDRDQTTVVRMIHSLERKGMVRRIVNDQDKRSHHLYLSPKGEEVKQGLLLTVKEAHNYVTRGLEPEELDQLKVILEKLYTNVQGD
- a CDS encoding DUF4179 domain-containing protein gives rise to the protein MNHPDAVDRELKSLLKSKAEDVAIPEPVQNAVENVLSSLPKQKRKKRFPSTRWRWLAAAVVFFVLLSAISVSTVPIFSEMLRSLFAKDNPDIGLLRAQELGLVHNPHIKVKDKGYTLVINEAVADPTRVTIALQLFDPKGKHNRDKLVIGYENQITIMDSEGNQIDTMYDMGYTNDFYYLVAFFKEPLQTDRITVEGHVQKLGQRNETPIEGDWNFSFDMDMKEANSKTTIEELSGSYTTPHGMTVTLKRLTRMVQGVRLELETELSDEAMARSPGDLWENQMLSFHFETMDKEEIHAVNPRKQGFMDSLMTSDHTVIGNGKMHWSYTFKYLPEEESYRFVLDAYSVAEQDGSQIAFKPAELVEPKGYQVLNDHFELNGTALEESDMEQDTDEMVISFYAELENEFDNNVWKAVDVLGNEYEVDRRGVSFLANTLPDNWREGLISMGDRGMKQPYHFEIKGLSHIPEQLTLIREVVDKRYQDPNWSVLLNP